A segment of the Luteolibacter sp. Y139 genome:
GCGCCGGCGGACACCCCAGATTCTCCGCCGCCTGCTCCATCGCCGGGTCCAGGTTCGACAGCGCCGCCGTGATGTTCATGTAGAGGATCGGATACAGGTGCAGCGCATTCATCGCCACGATCCCCCAGAAGCGACCCTTCGCCAGCCAGTCCACCGGCGCCTGCGGGTTCATCAGCCCGATGTCTGTTAGAAGCGCGTTCAGCGATCCTTCCACCCCCAGCATGTGCCGGATGCCAATGGCCCCCACGAACGGCGGCAGCACCAGCGGAATCAAAATCAAAACCCCTAGCACCCCGCGCCCCAGGAAGTCATACCGGTAAGAAAGCAGCGACAACGGAAACGCGATCAGGAACGTCGCCAGCGTGCTCACCACCCCCAGCGCCAGCGCATTCCAAAGCCCCTCCCGATAGATCGGGCTTTTGAAAATATCCCCGATGAAATCCATCGTGAACCCGCCCCCCGGAGTCCGGAAGGCCTCCCCGATCACCGAGAACGCCGGATAAAGGAAGAACACCCCGAACAACGCGGTCACCACCGCCGTCACCGCAATCGCCGCACCCCGGTTCATGGCGCACCTCCCTTCTCCGCCAGCTTCGCCGCCTTCTCGTAGTTCGCACGGAATTGCGCGGAAATCGTCGACATCGCACGCATCGTCGCCAGCGGGTCCTTCTTGTTCATCAGTGGCACGATCTCCTTCATCAGGCGCTCATAGCTAATATGGGAGACATCATAGAACACCCTGCCCGCCTCCGTCTCCTGCAACGACTGGCCCCCCATGTTGTCCCGCATCGCCAGCCACGCCCCCGTCAATTCATGATGCGGATCGATCGCCATTGCCCGGAAGATCTGCGCCAGCGCCTTGAAGGCGGGGCCAGTCAATTCCCGCTTGTACTCAAATCCTCCACTCCGCTCATACGGCAGCGCATCCGGATCGGCGAAGCGCGAAAGATTCTCCGTCGAGTAAACATCGCGCCGCAGCGGCAAGCGCCGCGGTGACGTCTCGCGCGGCCCGCCCGGCAGACCCGCCTTCACATTCCACAGCAGCTGCCCCTCCTTGCTCAGCACGAAGTTCACGAACTCCTGCGCAATCGCCTCATTCAGAGCGCCCCGGAAAATCGCAATCGGATCCACGCTGATTGAGGCACCCCCGAGCGGCGCCGTCCACACCAGCCGCGAAGGATGCCCATGCTTGGAAAGCCTCTCCTCAAACGACCGCCCGTAGAAATCAATGCACGTCCCCGCCGCCGCATCTCCCTGCGCCACGTCATGCGGCACCTTGCTGGAGGAGTCCGTGAAGTAGCGCGCGTTCGCCGCCATCGACTGCAGCAGGTTCAGCCCGCGCTTCCACCCCTCCTCGCGCGCCTCCGGCGTGTCGCCCTTCTCGCGGATCGCCTGCTGCATCTTCTCCTGGATCATCATCTCGAAGGCCCGCCCCACCGAGCTGCTCTTCGTCGGATCCGTCAGCGCCACATACCCGGCCAGGGCTGGATCGCCCAGATCGTCCCACTTCCAGCTCCGCATCGTCGGCATCCCCAGCCGCTTCACCGCGTCCTTGTTGTAGCAGATCCCCATCTGCGAGAGGCAGCTGCCCACCCACTTGTGATGCTCCTCATAAAAGGTCTCACCCGTGAAGTGCGCCGGAATCACGCTCTCCGCAAACCACTCCGGATGCTCCTTGAAAACATTCAGCTCGATGAACCGCCCCTTCGCCACCTGCCCCGCGAAATCCGGCTCGCCGCCGCCAAAGAACAGATCGATCCCCACTCCCGGCTTCTTGATCTCATCCGCTGCCTTGAAGGAGCTGTCCAGCACCCGCGCGATGTCCGAAGTGCCACCCGGCACCCGCCAATCAATGTTCAGCGAGCGCCCCGTCTTCTCCTTCCAATACTTCGCAAACGCCTCACCGAATTCCGATCGGATCGTCTCATTGTGCGGCGTGATGATCACCAGCCGGTCATCCCCCTTCCCCACCTCCGCCAACTCGGATTTCTTCCGCAGCACGATCGGCGCGGCAATCACCGCGATCAGCAACAGCAGGATGGGAAGAAAGCGCCGCATGCGATCAGGTAGTTAGGCTTGCAACACCGTCACATCCCCATGACGCGCGGTCAGCTTCACCGGCGTCTCACCCGGATCGCGCACCACCAGCGGATTGAGCTCCACCACCTGCTGCGGCCCGTTCGGCGTCTCCACCACATACTGGATCCGCTGACCCAGATACGACCGCTCGATGATCTTGCCCACCACCCCGTTCTCACCGCCCTCGGCCTCCACCCGCCACGCCTCCGGCCTCACGGAAAGTATCACCTCCTGGCCACCCGTCGGCTGCCAATCCGGCTTCGTCACTCGTCCCACCATCGGACCCGCCGCCGTCTCGACCATCGCGAATTCCCCGCGCACGTCGACCACCCGGCCCTTCAGTAAATTCGTCTCCCCGATGAACCCGGACACGAATGCCGTGTGCGGATTCCGGTACACATCCTCCGCCGTCCCCAGCTGCTCGATCCGCCCCTTGTTCAGCACCGCCATCCGGTCCGCCATCGAGAGCGCCTCCTCCTGATCGTGCGTCACATACACCCCCGTCAGCCCACCCTCCTTCACGATCCGCCGGATCTCCCGCCGCATCTCGATCCGCAGCTTCGCGTCCAGGTTGGACAGCGGCTCATCCAGCAGCAGGCACTTCGGCCGCACCACCAGCGCCCGCGCCAGCGCCACCCGCTGCTGCTGTCCGCCCGAAAGTTGGTCAATCCCCCGCTCCCCCATCCCGCCCAGGTGCACCAGCTCCAGCGCCTCGCCCACCCGCTGCTTGATCTCCGCCTTGTCGATCTTCCGCTCCTCCAGCCCGAAGGCCACGTTCTTCTCCACGCTCAGGTGCGGCCACAGCGCGTAGCTCTGGAACACCATCGCCGCCTCCCGCTTGTGCGGCGGCAGCTTCGTCACCTCCCGCTCGCCAAAGAAAATCGACCCCGAAGTCGGCGTCTCCAGCCCCGCGATGCACCGCAGCAGCGTCGTCTTCCCGCAACCGGACGCCCCCAGCAGGAAAAATAGCTCCCCCGCCGCGACCTCCACGGACACCCCATCGAGGGCCCTGACACTGCCGAACTGTTTGACGATCGAATCGGCTCGAATGGCATCCATGAGACTGGGGAAGAAAAAGCGTTTCCTGAAGCGCCCCCATCGAAGCGGGAAGCATGCCCGGAAGGAAATCGAAATTCAGGTAAAGATTCTCTTGCCAACCGGGGGTCGCCCCCATAAATCCGCGGCCCACCAATCACAAAGTGCTCGGGTGGCGGAATTGGTAGACGCGCTAGACTAAGGATCTAGTGGAGTAATCCGTGGGGGTTCGAGTCCCCCCTCGAGCACCATCTTAAGTGATTGAATCACCCCATCGGTCCACACCGCTGGGGTTTTTCTTTTCCCCCAACGGCCAGAGGGGGGACGAGAAACGCTTTCCGAGTACAGCGAGGATGCCTTTAGGGGTTCGAATGCAGAAGGAGCTTCGCGACCACCCCTCATCGGCGATAGCCGCTAGCCGCATGGTCCGGAGGACAATTCCCCCTCGAGCGCG
Coding sequences within it:
- a CDS encoding ABC transporter ATP-binding protein yields the protein MDAIRADSIVKQFGSVRALDGVSVEVAAGELFFLLGASGCGKTTLLRCIAGLETPTSGSIFFGEREVTKLPPHKREAAMVFQSYALWPHLSVEKNVAFGLEERKIDKAEIKQRVGEALELVHLGGMGERGIDQLSGGQQQRVALARALVVRPKCLLLDEPLSNLDAKLRIEMRREIRRIVKEGGLTGVYVTHDQEEALSMADRMAVLNKGRIEQLGTAEDVYRNPHTAFVSGFIGETNLLKGRVVDVRGEFAMVETAAGPMVGRVTKPDWQPTGGQEVILSVRPEAWRVEAEGGENGVVGKIIERSYLGQRIQYVVETPNGPQQVVELNPLVVRDPGETPVKLTARHGDVTVLQA
- a CDS encoding ABC transporter substrate-binding protein, with translation MRRFLPILLLLIAVIAAPIVLRKKSELAEVGKGDDRLVIITPHNETIRSEFGEAFAKYWKEKTGRSLNIDWRVPGGTSDIARVLDSSFKAADEIKKPGVGIDLFFGGGEPDFAGQVAKGRFIELNVFKEHPEWFAESVIPAHFTGETFYEEHHKWVGSCLSQMGICYNKDAVKRLGMPTMRSWKWDDLGDPALAGYVALTDPTKSSSVGRAFEMMIQEKMQQAIREKGDTPEAREEGWKRGLNLLQSMAANARYFTDSSSKVPHDVAQGDAAAGTCIDFYGRSFEERLSKHGHPSRLVWTAPLGGASISVDPIAIFRGALNEAIAQEFVNFVLSKEGQLLWNVKAGLPGGPRETSPRRLPLRRDVYSTENLSRFADPDALPYERSGGFEYKRELTGPAFKALAQIFRAMAIDPHHELTGAWLAMRDNMGGQSLQETEAGRVFYDVSHISYERLMKEIVPLMNKKDPLATMRAMSTISAQFRANYEKAAKLAEKGGAP